GGCCGACCACACTCGCGACCGTGGACTGTCAAGCGGCCAGTAGTGATATATGCGCCGAAATTTTAGATAGATTACAACTACGGGGGAGCGCATGACACACAGGGGACGGGGGTCCAGACAGCACGGTATGACCGTCGCGAGAGACGGCGTCATCGTCGAGAAGCGCCTCGACGTGCAGTCGATGCCGCTCCCGGCGGTCTCGTTCGATATCGTCTCTGACAGGGACCGACCGGTCGAGGTGACACTGGTCGAACAGCTACCGGCCGACGTCGACGTCGACCGGCTCGGGTTCCATCCGGGCTTCGGCGCCGAGGGCTGGTCCTGCTACGACGGGGGTGAACTCGTCTGGCGCGGCCGACTGGCGCCCGGCGAGCACGTCCAGACCGTCTTCGGCGTCTGGCTGGATTCGCCGGACCGGGCGCGCTCGTTGCTCACGTCGCCGAGCGTCGAGGCCATCCGGGCGGTCGCAGACGACACCGAGCCGCGCGTCCTCGACGAGTCGTTCGTCGCGAGACCGGACGCAGGAGACACCGCCCTCAAGACCGCCGTCGAGGCGACGGTCCCCGACGAAGCACTCCGGGGCGAAGGCGGGCTCCCGCGCTGGAGCGACCTCCCAGATGCCGGCGCAGACCTCACCGCCCCGAGCCGGGCGGCCGTCGACGAGGTCGTCGCGGCCGTCACGAACGCGACCGACGTGACCGCCCACGACCGGTACTACCACCTCCGGCTGTCCGTCGAGACCGCCGGCCGCGGCGACCGCGAGGTCTCCCTGCTGGAGGACCTGACGAACGCCCTGTCCGTGCTGTACGCCGACGCGGACGACCGCGACGACGGTGCCTGGCGGGTCCTCGACGTGGTCATCGGGACGAACTGGCAGGCCGAACGTATCGTCACCGCGCTCGGCGACGACCACCGCGTCGCCGGGTTGCTGGTGACGGAGCTGACGGGCGCGGTCGAGAGCGGGGTGTCGACCGGGAACCCGCGACCGGAGCCACGGCCGCCCGACGAGTCGGGCACTGCACCGGCAGACGACGAGCTGGCCTCGACAGTGCTCTTCGGGCACGTCTCGGAGCCCGAGGGTGCCGACGAATCGGACGAGCCCGCCGAGTCGGTCGATGTCCCGGCAGAGACCAGCGACCTGGCCAGCGACGACGACGCCGGTGGCTTCGAGTTCGCCGACCCGGTCGAGCCCGAGTCCGAAGCGGAAGACGACGAGGTCGAGGCCGCCCTGGCCGAGGTCGATCCGGACGAGGAGGCGGGCGAGACAGCCACCGACGACGGGTTCGGTGGCTTCGAGCCGGCGTCGGTCGAGTCGGCCGACGACGCCGGTGACGGGTCGAGCACGGTGGCGACCGACGAGCCGGCCGAGGACGAGCCCGGGCCAGTCGAGGGCGAGACCGACGACCACCCGCAGGACTCGATGGCCACCTTCGCGGAGCTGAAGGCCGAGACCGAGCAGGCCAGCGTCGACGACCTCGACGAGGAACTCGAGGAGATGGTGCTCTCGCCGGACGAAGAGGAGGAGTACAGCATCGCCGACCTGCTCGAGGACTTCGACGAGGAGGGCGACACGGTCTCGGCGGCCTGAGTTCGCGTCGCCGGCACGAGGAGGTCCTGCTTCTTCGCCGTGCATCGATGGGTAGATAGGCTCGGTCCCCCACGCCAGTGATAACTCGATGGCTTCGACCGAGGACACGCCGTTCGACCAGTACCGCGCCGACGTCGACCGCCCGTTGCTCCGCCTGTTCCGGGAGTACGGCCTGCCCCGACTGCGCTGGTTCGTCGCGGGCAACCTGGCGAACCTCGTCGGTCGTGGCGCGAGCCTGCTGCCGCCACTGGTGCTCGGGACGGCCATCGACGCCATCTTCATCGGCGACGGGACCTACGGGCTGCCGCTGGTGCCGGAGACGTGGTTCCCGACCGGGCAGGTCGAGCAGTTCTGGCTCTCGGTCGGGCTCATCCTCGGGGGGTTCCTCCTCACCGCCGCCGGGACGTTCCTCTGGGGGGTGACGATGAACCGGTTCGCCCACGGCGTGATGCACGCGGTCCGGACCGACACCTTCGCCGCGATGCAGGCGCTGGACATGGCGTTCTTCGACGACAAGCAGACCGGGGAGGTGATGTCGGTGCTGAACAACGACGCCTCGAACCTGGAGACGTTCCTCGACGACGCCCTCAGCGAGGGGCTGCGAATCGTCGTGATGATCCTCGGCATCGCTGGCATCCTCATCCACCTCAATCGCCAGCTGGCGGCCGTGACGCTCGTGCTCGTGCCCGCGATGGGGCTGTTCACGTGGTGGTTCATGCGGCAGGTCGAACCGCTGTACAAGCAGGTCCGCAGCGACGTGGGGAGCCTGAACACCCGGCTGGAGAACGCGCTCTCGGGCGTCGAACTGGTCAAGACGACCGGGACGGAGGACTACGAGACCGGGCGGGTGCGCGAGGCCTCGAACGACCTCTACGAGTCCAACATGGCCGTGCTCACCCTGAGCTACTTCTACCGGCCCGGGATGGAGCTCCTGGCGGGGCTCTCGTTCGCCGCGACGTTCATCGTCGGCGGCCTCTGGCTGTTCCAGGGCCCGCCGCTCGGGCTCTCGGGCGAGCTCAGCGTCGGGGAGTTCGTCACCTTCGTCTTCCTGACCCAGCGCTTCGTCGAGCCGCTCTCGCAGGCCTCGAACATCGTCGACTGGTACGAGAACGCGAAGGCCTCCGGCGAGCGCGTCTTCGGCCTGATGGACGTGCCGCCCCACGTCGTCGAGGCCGACGACGCCGACTCGCTATCGGGCGTCGACGGGCGCGTCGAGTACGACGACGTGACCTTCGGCTACGACGAGGAGCCGGTCCTGCGCGACGTGGACTTCGAGGTGGCGCCGGGCGAGACGGTCGGGCTCGTCGGCCCGACCGGGGCCGGCAAGTCGACCGTGATGAAGTTGCTCATGCGCCTCTACGACGTGGACGAGGGAGCCATCCGCATCGACGGGACGGACGTGCGAGACGTGACCATTCCGTCCCTGCGCTCGGCCATCGGCTACGTCTCGCAGGACCCGTTCCTGTTCGACGGGACCATCGCCGAGAACATCCGGTACGGGCAGTTCGACGCGAGCGACGAGGCGGTCCGCGACGCCGCGAGAGCCGCCGAGGCCCACGAGTTCATCGCGGACCTGCCCGAGGGCTACGACACCCGTGTCGGCGAGCGCGGGGTGAAGCTCTCCGGGGGGCAACGCCAGCGCCTCGCCATCGCCCGCGTCGTCCTGCAGGACCCGGCGGTCCTCGTGCTGGACGAGGCGACCTCCAGCGTCGACACCGAGACCGAGGTCCTCATCCAGCGCAGCATGGACGCCGTCAGCGCGGACCGGACCACCTTCGTCATCGCCCATCGACTCTCGACGGTGAAGGATGCCGACACGATTCTCGTCCTCGAAGACGGGGCCGTCGTCGAGCGCGGGACCCACGACGAGTTGCTCACCGTGGACGGCCTGTACGCGACCCTCTGGCGGGTGCAGGCCGGCGAGATCGAGGCGCTGCCCGACCGGTTCCTCGAGTCGGTGTAGCCGCCGTATCACGGGGTCGTGCCACTCGTTTGTGAAACGCAAGAATCATGACAGTGGCCTGCGCGGGTTTGCCTGACACACATGCCTGGCGCACTCGTCCTCTACGTCGACGGCGACCGCGAGGACTGTCGAACGACGGCCCGCCGGCTGGCGGGCGAGCGCGCCAGTTTCGACTGCCTGACAGCGACGTCCGTCGCCGATGCACTCGACCTGCTGGACCGATACCACGTCGACTGCGTGGTCAGCGAGTACGACCTCGCGACGGAGACCGGCCTCGACCTGCTGCGTGCGGTCCGCGAGGATTCGCCGGACCTCCCGGTCGTCCTGTTCACCGCCGACGGCTCGGAGTCCGTCGCCAGCGACGCCATCTCGGCCGGGGTGACCGACTACGTCCAGCGGACCGACGGAGCGAGCCTGGCCCACCTCGCCGACCGCATCGACGCGGCCGTCTCGACGCACCGGGCCGAGACCGAACTCCACCAGTCCCGCCGGCAACTCGCGCGCCTCCACGAGTGCGCCATCGACATCGCCGCGGCGGGCGACGTCGACGCGGTCGTCGACCGCGCGCTCCTCGCCGCCGAACGCATCCTCGAGTTCGACGTCTGTGGCGTCTACCGGGTCGACGACGACGGCCGGTTCGAGCCGGTGACCGACCGGAGCTACGTCCCCGAGGAGACGCCGACCGTCGACGACGGTATCCTGGGGAAGACCTACCGCGAGGACCGGAGCTTCCACGTCCCGGACGTCGACGAGAACGCGGTCGCGTCGCCCGACAGGTCGCGGTTCCGCTCGGCGCTCAGCATCCCCATCCCGGACTACGGCGTGTTCCAGGCCATCGCGCGGGAGCCGGACGCCTTCTCGGCGGTCGAGCGCGACCTCGCCGAGTTGCTCGTGACCCACGTCTCCCACGCCCTCGACCGGCTCGCGTTCGAACGCGACCTGCGCCGGACCAACGAGCGGTTGCAGGCCATCCTGCGCAACACCACCGCCCACATCTACACGAAGGACCGCGAGGGCCGCTACCAGCTCGTCAACGAGACGTTCGCCGACCGGCTCGGCCTCCCCAAGGAGGACATCGTCGGGAAGACCGACTTCGAGTTACAGGCCACCGAACACGCCGAGGCCATCCGGGAGAACGACCTGACGGCGATGGAGCGGGGCGGGCCGGTCGAGGCCGAGGAGCAGGCCGCCTTCGCCGAGGGCGAGTCCGTCTACTACTCGGTCAAGGTCCCGCTCTACGGCGCCGGCGACGAGCCGACCGGCGTCTGTGGCATCTCGACCGACATCACCGAGGTGAAACAGCGCGAGGCGGAACTCGAACGCCAGAAGGAGCGCCTCGACGAGTTCGCGCGACTGGTCAGCCACGACCTCAAGAGCCCGCTGTCGGTCGCACAGGGCTACCTCGAGGTCGTCAGGGAGGACGTCGACCACGAGAACCTGTCGGACGTGGCGACCGCCCACGACCGGATGGCCGCCATCATCGAGGACGTCCTGACGCTGGCCCGGAACGGGCGACAGATCGGCGAGTGCGAGCGCGTCCGGCTCGACCGGGTCGCGACCCGTGCCTGGGCGAACGTCGACTCGAAGGCCGCCGGCCTCGACCTGCTCACCGACACCGTGGTCGAGGCCGACCCCGACCGCCTCCAGCAGGCGTTCGAGAACCTGTTCCGGAACTGTATCGAACACGGTGGCGACGACCGCGACCTGACGGTCAGGGTGGGCTCGCTGACGACCGACCGGGCAACCGCCGAGACGCCAGCTCCGGTCGGCGACGGCGGCGCCGACACCGGCACCGAACCGACCGGCTTCTTCGTCGAGGACACGGGCTCTGGGCTCGGCGACGTGGCTACCGCCGACCTCTTCGAACCCGGGTTCACCACCAGTCGCTGCGGAACCGGGTTCGGGCTGGCCATCGTCCGGGACATCGTCGAGGCCCACGGCTGGGCGGTCGAGGCGGGGGCGAGCGACGAGGGTGGCGCCCGCTTCGAGGTAACGTTCTGAGACTGGTCGGTCGCGTCAGGACCGGACCGTGAGGACGGGTACCGGCGACTGCCGGACCACGCGCTCGGAGACGCTGCCCATGATGAACTTGTCGATGCCACTGCGGCCGTGACTGCCCAGCACGACGAGGTCGACGTCCTTCTCGTCGATGGCGGTGAGGATCTCATCGGCGGGCGAACCGCGGACGATGCGTCGTTCGATGGGCATGACGCCCGCCTCGGTGGCCCACTCGACCACCTCGGTGACGATGTCTGCGGCCTCCGCCTCGAGACGCTCGACCAGTTGCTGGCTCCGGGCGTCGAGGGGAAGCAGGTCGTCGTCGACGACGTGCATCACCGTCACGCCGGCGTCGTACCGGGTCGCGAGGTCGATGGCGTGTTCGGCCGCCGCCTCGGACGCGTCGCTGCCGTCGACCGGGACGAGGATGTGACTGTAGCCCACGGACATGGTTCCACCTACGCGGGCCGGCGGCTTGACCGTTGGCACGCGCTACTTATGACTGACCTGCGTGGGTTCGCGTATGCAACTCCACTGGCATCGCGACGACCTGCGCGCCAGCGACAACCGGGCACTGGCGGCCGCCACGACGAGTGCCGACGACCTCGGCCCGGTCTGTCCCGTGTTCGTCTTCGACGACGCCGTGCTGACACACGGGTCACCGCCCCGGGTCGCCTTCATGCTCGATGCGCTCGCGCAACTGCGGGAGTGGTACCGCGACCACGGCAGCGACCTGCTGGTCCGTCACGGCGACCCTCGCGAGGTGCTCCCGGCGCTGGCCGACGAACTCGACGCCGAGCGCGTCGTCTGGAACAGGGGCTACTCCGGGCTCGCCCGGGAGCGAGACGCCGCGGTCCGGCAGGCGCTGAACGACGCCGACGTGGCCCGCGAGTCCTTCGAGGACGCGCTCCACCACGAACCGGGGTCCATCACGACCAACGACGGCGACCCCTACTCCGTCTACACCTACTTCTGGAAGAAGTGGCGCGACCGGCCGAAAGCGGACCCCTACGACGCCCCGGCCGAGGCCGCACTCGCCGACGTGACCGGCGACGAGTTACCGACGCTGGCCGACCTCGGGTTCGACGACCCCGAGGCGACCATCCAGTCCGCAGGGACCGACGCGGCCCGCGAGCGCCTCACCGCGTTCTGCGAGGGGGACATCTACGAGTACGACGAGCGCCGGGACTACCCAGCCGACCAGTGCACCTCCCGGCTCTCCGCGGACCTGAAGTGGGGGACCATCGGCGTCCGCGAGGTGTACGAGGAGACCGAGGCCGCCGCCGACCTCGCCGACGACGAGGACGCCCTCGAGTCCGTCCGGGAGTTCCAGTCCCAGCTGGCATGGCGGGAGTTCTACCACCACGTGCTCTACTTCAACCCCGAGGTGGTCTCGCAGAACTACAGGGACTACGAGTACGACATCGCGTGGCGGAACGACCCCGAGGAGCTGCAGGCGTGGAAGGACGGCGAGACCGGCTACCCCATCGTCGACGCCGGCATGCGCCAGCTCCGCGAGGAGGGCTACGTCCACAACCGCGTCCGGATGATCGTCGCGTCCTTCCTCACGAAGGACCTGCTCGTCGACTGGCGGGAGGGGTACGACTGGTACAGACAGAAACTGGTCGACCACGACACCGCCAACGACAACGGTGGCTGGCAGTGGGCCGCCTCGACCGGGACCGACGCCCAGCCGTACTTCCGCATCTTCAACCCGATGACCCAGGGCGAGCGCTACGACCCCGACGCCGAGTACATCAAGGCGTACGTTCCCGAGTTGCGCGACGCCGACCCGTCGCTCATCCACGGCTGGCACGAGGCCTCCCAGATGATGCGCGACCAGGGCGCACCCGAGTATCCGGCCCCCATCGTCGACCACGGTGACCGCCGGGAACAGGCGCTCTCGATGTTCAAATCTGCCCGTGGGGAGGAGTGACCCACGGCGAGTAGAGTTAAGTTAGGAAGCAGACAAATTGAGGGCATCGATGGTGGGAAACAATGCAGTCGGTGTCGACGGCTGGGAACCGCCGACGCCGGTACGGACAGCCGTGGCGGAACCATGACACCGGGTACGCTCATGCAGTACGTGGCGCTGTGTAGCGTCGTCCTCTCGGCCGCCTTCACCGTCCTCGCGTGGCGCTACCGCGACCGACCGGGGGCGCGACCGTTCCTCGCCTTGCTCGTGGGTGTCACCTGGTGGGTGGCGACGGCCGCGGCCGGGATGTGGACGACGAACGAACAGATGCACTACCTGCTGGTCAGGCTCCAGTACCCCGGGCTCGCGGTCGTCCCGCCCGCCTGGCTCCTCTTCGCGCTGGAGTACACCGGCCGCGACGAGTACGTCACGCGGGGGTCGATCGCCGCGGTCTCGGTCGTCCCCGCGCTGGCGGTCCTCGGCGTCTGGACGAACCCCGAGTTCGGCCTGATGTGGCACGACCGCTGGGTCGAGACGGTCGCCGGGGTCGCCCAGTTCGAGGGCTCGTTCGCCCTCGGCTTCTGGCTGTTCACCGTGTACTCGTACCTGCTGCTCGGGGTCGGCGCGACGATGCTGCTCATGCTCGCGCTCGACAGCAGTTCGCGGTACCGGCGACAGGCGGCCGCGCTCGTGCTCGCCGTGACCATCCCGTTCGTCATGCAGGTGCTGTATCACACCCATCCCGGCCCGGTGCCGCGGGTGAACCTGACCCCGTTCGCGTTCATCGGCTCGGCCGCCATCGGGATGGCCGCCGTCGGCCGGTTCGGCTTCCTCGAATCGGACCCGGTGGCCTCGCAGGTCGCGCCCGACCGGGTCATCGAGCGCCTCGACGACGCGGTCGTCGTCCTCGACGGGAACCGGACGGTCGTCGACGCCAACCCGGCGGCGGAGACGCTGCTCGGGCCGGGCGTCGTCGGCCACGACGCCGAGACCGTCCTCCCCGGTGAACTCGACCTCGACGCACTGGCCGACGGGGGGACGGCCGGCGAGGTCCCGACGGTCGAGCGCCAGCTCGACGGCGACCCGCGGTACTACGACACGACAGCCAGCGCGTTGCGCGACAGGCGCGGCGCGGTGACGGGCTGGGTCGTGAACTTCCACGACGTGACCGACCGGCGTCGGCGCGAGCGCCGCACCGAGACGCTGACCCGGGTGCTGCGCCGGACCCTGCGCGAGGAGATGGACGCGGTGTACAGCCACGCCGGGGAGATGCGCGAGGACGACGAGGTAGTGGCGGACCTCCAGGAGCACGCACAGGACGCGCTCGAGGTCGGCACGGTCGCCGAGGAGTTCGAACCCCTGCTCGGGGACTCGGTGTCGGACCCGCCGGCCGACATCGTCCCCATCGTCGGCGAGGAACTGGACCGGGTCCGCGAGCGCCACCCCGGCGTCGACGTGACCCTCGACGCCCCCCTCGGCGAGTGGGCCTACTGCGGCGCCCTGTTCGAGCCCGTGTTCCGGGCGCTGGTGAACGACGCCGCGAGCCGCGCAACCGGCTCTGACCCGCAGGTCGCCGTGGACGTCCGGGTCGACGAGGGGGCCGGCGAGGTGACCGTCAGCGTGGCCGACAGCGGCCCGGCCCGCCCCGACTCGGACCTCGCCGTCCTGTGTGACGGTGTCGTCCCGACCGAGACCGACGACTCCGACGCGTCGACGCTCTCGCTGTGGCTGGTCCACTGGGGCGTCGACCACCTCGGCGGCGCCGTCGCGGTCCCCGAGGGGTCCTCGCGCGTCGACCTCCGGCTCCCCCTCGTGGACGACCAGCAGTGACCGGCTGCTGCTGTCCTGGTCTGTAGCCGAAACGACTGCTTTTCTCGTGTGATTCTCCCGGCTAGTCGTCACCGCCTTCGACAGCTACGCTGACCGCCCAGAACCGTATCGGAGGCCGAACCTTCGTGTACCCCGAAATTTATTACCTTTGGGAATAGCTCATGGCTATAGATGAGTCAATCCAACGACCGGTTCACCACCCAGTCGCTCGTCCACCGGCTCCCCGACCCCACCGAGGGGGTCCGGTCGGTCGTCGCCGCCGCGGTCCACACCTCGCTGCTCGACGGGGCGGTGGCGGCGACGAAGGTCGTCGTCGTCAGCGCGCTCCTGTCGGTGTCGCTCTCGCCGGCCGTCGCGCTCGCCTTCCTCGTCACCTTCGGCGTCTACGGGTCGAACAAGCTCGTCGACGCCGAGGACGCCGTCAACTGCCCGGACCGGGCCGCGTTCGTCTCCCGGTACCGGCCCGTGCTCGCGCTCGCGACGGTCGGCGGCTACGGCCTCGCCCTCGTGCTCGCGGCGCTGGAGGGGCCGATGGCGGTCGGCCTGACGCTGGTGCCCGCCGCCGCGGCGGTCCTCTACAGCACCGAGTGGGTCCCCTACGACGGTGGCACCCGGGTCAAGGACGTCTTCCTGCTGAACACGACGCTGGTCGCGGCCGCCTGGGCCGTCTACATCACCTTCATCCCGGTCGCCTACGCGGGCCAGGGTATCGGTGCCTCG
This window of the Haloarchaeobius amylolyticus genome carries:
- a CDS encoding histidine kinase N-terminal 7TM domain-containing protein is translated as MTPGTLMQYVALCSVVLSAAFTVLAWRYRDRPGARPFLALLVGVTWWVATAAAGMWTTNEQMHYLLVRLQYPGLAVVPPAWLLFALEYTGRDEYVTRGSIAAVSVVPALAVLGVWTNPEFGLMWHDRWVETVAGVAQFEGSFALGFWLFTVYSYLLLGVGATMLLMLALDSSSRYRRQAAALVLAVTIPFVMQVLYHTHPGPVPRVNLTPFAFIGSAAIGMAAVGRFGFLESDPVASQVAPDRVIERLDDAVVVLDGNRTVVDANPAAETLLGPGVVGHDAETVLPGELDLDALADGGTAGEVPTVERQLDGDPRYYDTTASALRDRRGAVTGWVVNFHDVTDRRRRERRTETLTRVLRRTLREEMDAVYSHAGEMREDDEVVADLQEHAQDALEVGTVAEEFEPLLGDSVSDPPADIVPIVGEELDRVRERHPGVDVTLDAPLGEWAYCGALFEPVFRALVNDAASRATGSDPQVAVDVRVDEGAGEVTVSVADSGPARPDSDLAVLCDGVVPTETDDSDASTLSLWLVHWGVDHLGGAVAVPEGSSRVDLRLPLVDDQQ
- a CDS encoding UbiA family prenyltransferase — protein: MSQSNDRFTTQSLVHRLPDPTEGVRSVVAAAVHTSLLDGAVAATKVVVVSALLSVSLSPAVALAFLVTFGVYGSNKLVDAEDAVNCPDRAAFVSRYRPVLALATVGGYGLALVLAALEGPMAVGLTLVPAAAAVLYSTEWVPYDGGTRVKDVFLLNTTLVAAAWAVYITFIPVAYAGQGIGASALTICAFFFLQTVVAGEVLNARDVVGDRQEGVSTLPTRLGVDRAQTVLYGLDGLTIVLLVGAGVAGTLGESAVLALLPAVAYSLLVTALVGRDVDLSRLSAWRDLEYPIMLAGVLLVL
- a CDS encoding ABC transporter ATP-binding protein, which produces MASTEDTPFDQYRADVDRPLLRLFREYGLPRLRWFVAGNLANLVGRGASLLPPLVLGTAIDAIFIGDGTYGLPLVPETWFPTGQVEQFWLSVGLILGGFLLTAAGTFLWGVTMNRFAHGVMHAVRTDTFAAMQALDMAFFDDKQTGEVMSVLNNDASNLETFLDDALSEGLRIVVMILGIAGILIHLNRQLAAVTLVLVPAMGLFTWWFMRQVEPLYKQVRSDVGSLNTRLENALSGVELVKTTGTEDYETGRVREASNDLYESNMAVLTLSYFYRPGMELLAGLSFAATFIVGGLWLFQGPPLGLSGELSVGEFVTFVFLTQRFVEPLSQASNIVDWYENAKASGERVFGLMDVPPHVVEADDADSLSGVDGRVEYDDVTFGYDEEPVLRDVDFEVAPGETVGLVGPTGAGKSTVMKLLMRLYDVDEGAIRIDGTDVRDVTIPSLRSAIGYVSQDPFLFDGTIAENIRYGQFDASDEAVRDAARAAEAHEFIADLPEGYDTRVGERGVKLSGGQRQRLAIARVVLQDPAVLVLDEATSSVDTETEVLIQRSMDAVSADRTTFVIAHRLSTVKDADTILVLEDGAVVERGTHDELLTVDGLYATLWRVQAGEIEALPDRFLESV
- a CDS encoding universal stress protein, which produces MSVGYSHILVPVDGSDASEAAAEHAIDLATRYDAGVTVMHVVDDDLLPLDARSQQLVERLEAEAADIVTEVVEWATEAGVMPIERRIVRGSPADEILTAIDEKDVDLVVLGSHGRSGIDKFIMGSVSERVVRQSPVPVLTVRS
- a CDS encoding hybrid sensor histidine kinase/response regulator, producing MPGALVLYVDGDREDCRTTARRLAGERASFDCLTATSVADALDLLDRYHVDCVVSEYDLATETGLDLLRAVREDSPDLPVVLFTADGSESVASDAISAGVTDYVQRTDGASLAHLADRIDAAVSTHRAETELHQSRRQLARLHECAIDIAAAGDVDAVVDRALLAAERILEFDVCGVYRVDDDGRFEPVTDRSYVPEETPTVDDGILGKTYREDRSFHVPDVDENAVASPDRSRFRSALSIPIPDYGVFQAIAREPDAFSAVERDLAELLVTHVSHALDRLAFERDLRRTNERLQAILRNTTAHIYTKDREGRYQLVNETFADRLGLPKEDIVGKTDFELQATEHAEAIRENDLTAMERGGPVEAEEQAAFAEGESVYYSVKVPLYGAGDEPTGVCGISTDITEVKQREAELERQKERLDEFARLVSHDLKSPLSVAQGYLEVVREDVDHENLSDVATAHDRMAAIIEDVLTLARNGRQIGECERVRLDRVATRAWANVDSKAAGLDLLTDTVVEADPDRLQQAFENLFRNCIEHGGDDRDLTVRVGSLTTDRATAETPAPVGDGGADTGTEPTGFFVEDTGSGLGDVATADLFEPGFTTSRCGTGFGLAIVRDIVEAHGWAVEAGASDEGGARFEVTF
- a CDS encoding cryptochrome/photolyase family protein, giving the protein MQLHWHRDDLRASDNRALAAATTSADDLGPVCPVFVFDDAVLTHGSPPRVAFMLDALAQLREWYRDHGSDLLVRHGDPREVLPALADELDAERVVWNRGYSGLARERDAAVRQALNDADVARESFEDALHHEPGSITTNDGDPYSVYTYFWKKWRDRPKADPYDAPAEAALADVTGDELPTLADLGFDDPEATIQSAGTDAARERLTAFCEGDIYEYDERRDYPADQCTSRLSADLKWGTIGVREVYEETEAAADLADDEDALESVREFQSQLAWREFYHHVLYFNPEVVSQNYRDYEYDIAWRNDPEELQAWKDGETGYPIVDAGMRQLREEGYVHNRVRMIVASFLTKDLLVDWREGYDWYRQKLVDHDTANDNGGWQWAASTGTDAQPYFRIFNPMTQGERYDPDAEYIKAYVPELRDADPSLIHGWHEASQMMRDQGAPEYPAPIVDHGDRREQALSMFKSARGEE